From the Quercus lobata isolate SW786 chromosome 6, ValleyOak3.0 Primary Assembly, whole genome shotgun sequence genome, one window contains:
- the LOC115950266 gene encoding glycosyltransferase 6-like gives MAKSTFQNKPRTCVCLANTFLFLSLVLFLLLLLWTLSSFYNPIPIIHSSFTKPKNEPKLEPDGVVVGSPNCAAHEPCDPLEKSFYDDPGLSYSIEKPMKNWDEKRTDWLKQHPSFATGARDRILVVTGSQPLPCENPIGDHLLLRLFKNKVDYCRIHGYDIFYNNAYLHPKMDTYWAKFPVVRAAMLAHPEVEWIWWIDSDAVFTDMEFKVPLDRYKDHNLVVYGWPNLVYEDKGNKSGKSLNAGVFMIRNCQWSMDLVNDWAEMGPNSPNYEKWGQIQLSTFKDKTNPHSDDQSALIYLLFKYKDKWGNKTYIESEYYFQGYWVEIVKTYEKITEGYKEVEILGPTLRRRHAEKLSEYYAKLREPYLEDAGYKPFVTHFTGCHQCNGNNNPMYVGDTCWVEMQRALNFADNQVLRNYGYVHPDLMNSSFVSPLPFDYPA, from the exons ATGGCAAAATCCACATttcaaaacaaacccagaacaTGTGTCTGTCTCGCCAATACATTTCTCTTTCTTAGTTtagtactttttcttcttctactcctttgGACCTTATCGTCCTTCTATAACCCCATCCCTATCATTCACTCTTCTTTcaccaaacccaaaaatgaacCTAAACTTGAACCAGATGGGGTTGTTGTTGGTTCACCAAATTGCGCTGCACATGAACCATGCGACCCACTTgagaaatcattttatgacgACCCTGGATTGAGCTACTCGATTGAGAAACCAATGAAGAATTGGGACGAGAAGAGAACTGATTGGCTGAAGCAACACCCATCATTTGCTACAGGAGCACGTGATCGCATCCTAGTTGTCACGGGATCACAACCGTTGCCTTGTGAGAACCCAATCGGTGATCATTTGTTGTTAAGGCTTTTCAAGAACAAGGTTGACTATTGTCGAATCCACGGCTACGATATTTTCTACAACAACGCTTACTTGCACCCCAAGATGGACACTTATTGGGCCAAATTTCCGGTAGTCCGGGCCGCCATGCTAGCCCACCCAGAGGTTGAATGGATTTGGTGGATTGATTCCGACGCGGTGTTCACTGATATGGAATTTAAGGTTCCATTAGACAG GTATAAGGACCATAATCTGGTTGTTTATGGCTGGCCCAATTTGGTCTACGAGGACAAAGGAAATAAGAGTGGTAAGAGCCTTAATGCTGGAGTGTTCATGATTAGGAATTGTCAATGGTCCATGGACTTGGTGAATGATTGGGCTGAAATGGGCCCAAATAGCCCAAACTACGAGAAATGGGGCCAGATCCAATTATCCACATTTAAAGACAAGACAAACCCTCATTCAGATGACCAGTCGGCTTTGATTTATTTGCTATTTAAGTATAAAGACAAATGGGGGAACAAGACTTACATAGAGAGCGAGTACTACTTCCAAGGGTATTGGGTAGAGATAGTGAAAACATATGAGAAGATCACCGAGGGGTACAAAGAGGTTGAGATATTGGGGCCCACTTTAAGGAGAAGACACGCGGAGAAACTGAGCGAGTATTATGCTAAGTTGAGGGAGCCATATCTGGAAGACGCTGGATATAA GCCCTTTGTCACGCATTTCACTGGGTGTCACCAATGTAACGGTAACAATAATCCTATGTATGTTGGGGACACGTGTTGGGTTGAAATGCAAAGGGCTTTGAATTTCGCGGACAATCAGGTGCTTCGCAACTATGGTTATGTACACCCTGATCTAATGAATTCTTCTTTTGTATCTCCTCTACCATTCGATTATCCGGCTTGA